The DNA window TAGCAAGGCGTCTCGATTCTGGTCACGAGCCACGAGAATGTCAGGGTCAACACCAACAGAACCTTGAGAACGTCCTGCAACGGCTGCAATGTTCAAGTCCCTTTGAAGACTAGCTATCTGCTGAGACAACTGAGCTTCACGGCTCTTTAACTCATGTATCCACCTAAATATCTCATCCCTACTTTTCACCAACAGCTGTTCTGTTCTTCGCTCAACAGAAACCGCTTGGGCGGCGCGAGTTTGAGAATCGACACCGACTCGAGCCACATCAGGCCGGTAGACTTTCATTTCGCCATCGATGAAACCCCGATCAAGGACACGTGCTAGCAATTCATCAGTAGCTGCATTTGAAGGAGCACAAACGAGCATTCTTGGCTTTGGACAAAGTTTTGGGAGAGTGCGAAAAAGGTTCTGATCCATGCTTTGCAGGACATCATCTATAGATCCGGTGACAAAATTCTCTGTGGTGTTGTTGCTCTCACTGACTTGCTTATAGCTTTCTGGTGCTAGCTTCTTAAGCAATGCTGTGTAGTAGTGTTGATACTGAACAAGATGAATAACATTTAGCATTCCCCAGACCGTGTGTGTCTTGCCTGTTCCTGGGGGGCCTTGTACTAGAGTAAAAGGCCATGTCTTTGTAACACCGCTACTTGTGCCAGCAGCTGTATGCATTGCAGCCCACTGAATAGCTGATAGTTGTGGTCCATTGAAAGTCCTATGCAGATGATCACTAAAGTTAGGAGTAATGCAATCTGGCAAGGCAGGGGACTGATCCTCATACTTTGGGAAGAGCTCTGGACTAGGCTGGAGAATAGCATTTTGCATCTGAAGAAAACAATTCATTGTTATCACATTCAACAAGTAGGAAAGACATATTAAAGCGCAAAAAGAACTTACCTGTGAATTTAATCGGCGGAATGCATGCAACCCCACGTACTCCCTCTGAGTGGTGGCAAGAGAACCAAGCACAGACAGAAACCAGATACCCTTTGGTTGAAGTTTCCTCAAAATGTGATCATTCTCAACTTTgctgaaaaataaatgttgtattgACCAAACAAGAGGACTGAAGTCATCATCCACATTATGAAACAATATTACTGCAATAAACATATATACTGAAGTGCTGATAATATAGCAACCAATGTCTAACCTATTAGCATCATACAAGTCCCCCACATAAAAATGGAGAATTGCCCCTGGAGGATCACGAGTGTCAACAGGTATATATCGTCTCACAGTACCGGCTACACGTCCAATCACCTCAGACTCATCATCATCTCTCTTGGATCTGAGAGCTAATAGACATGAACACCATTTATTACCACTCCACAACTGTTGCATAGACAATCAGATAAtctacaaataaaaatcatttgaGAAACATTGCAAACCTGTTCCAGGCCTGGGAGTTGAAAGAACTGCAACATCACCTTCCTTGAATGTCCATTTGGATTCACTAGCCAGAAGAACTATTACATCATACCATCctagaagaaaatgaaataagaaTAACAAATTGAACAGTTACCAACCTTAACAcccaaaagaagaaaaataaaataaaaatcgagtGGTCACAGGGGTAGCAAACCAGCAGAATCATATATGGTTGCATTTACAGATCAACATGTTAAAAGAAACTAAGAAGCTTAACTGGTACAAAAGCAAGATGTAAAACAATCTTCTATCTGAACAAAATAAGTGGCAGTTTGAGAAATAATTACCGCCTAAGAAGAGCTAAATAATCCTGTAACTAAAAGATACTATACAGAGTTATTATAAGGGAAAACACCTCTTTCTCGTCTTTCAACACCCTTCACCCGGACCATTATGTGGTCTCTGGAAAATGTTTCCGTCAACTCTTCCCAGGTGCTACATAGTTGTGCACGACATTCCTCAAAAAGCAAGGGCTCAAATACTCTTACATACTCATCGACAGATTCAAACCGCCCAGGCACACTTTGAAGTTCAGACTCCTCTGaagaaaatattcaataaaagaaataacatCAAAACAACTTACATTTTTAAAAGGACCACAACAATCATTTAACTCATATAATGAAAACAGAACAGTATAACATCTGAAATTTGGctgcaaatgaaaaaaaaaaaaaaaaaaggaaattttACACCTACAAATAAATATGCACTACAAAACCACAAATCATGTAACAGATAATAATGAGTGACTATGGTGTGCAATAAACTTTCACTACtacaaaatatgtaaaaaacgAAAGTAGATAATTTAAGGAAATAGCAACTAAATACTAAGCCTATGTGGTTATACATCAGCTACTCTTAAAAAATCATAACAGTAGTCAACAAGAACTTAGATCAATGTCCTTTTACTAGTTGTACTTCATGTTGACTTGTTAGTTAACTTacctttaaaataataagacaTGCACTGAAAGGTTGTAAAGACATAAAACAGAAAGACTTGGGCTATTATCTAGGTACAGTAGTCTTGCAATAATGTCTTTTTTATGGTATGGAGGCTTTGAAGGATTGCATAGATACATAAGTCATAAGCGGGCCTAAATGcgagaaaaaatgaaaaacaactttttttctttaaagtATGTAAGTTATATTGCACAAAGTGGGGAGGGGACACATATTCTTAACTTTTATGCCAATAATCTGCTAAAGATGGCCAGGAAAAAGAATTCTCAGCACTTGTTTAGTATAGAACCATGAACAACAATTGTACCACCAAATATCCACAACTTGTTCACAAAATGCATAATGCAATCGAAGACGGCCAATATATAGGATCCTTGACTATTGTTGTATTTATTATGGCTATCCTATCAGGGTGTCATTTGATGTTTATTTAGATATCATAAAAACTACTATTGGAGTGCAATAATATCAAAAGGTCTAGATCTTAGAGAAGATCTTTCTTACATGAATGGTTATGACATTGATGAAAGCTAGAGAAAGTAAACAATTAAAGAAAACTGTGTTATGCCAAACAATCAAGAAATGAAACTGTGCATAGCTAATAAGCATAAAACCTCTCATCTGATATGTTGCAAATAAAGAGACATGAAGCACATACCTACCTATATTATATCAAAGAACAACAAAATTGTGTATCACtatttatttcaaacaaaaataatacattGCATTACCTGTGTGATTCCACATCTTTTCATTGGTCACCTCCCTAAGAAGGCGCTCCACAGAGGTATCTTGATGCTGATTGTTGGTCACTAGTTGCTTCTTGGACGGAAACTTTTTAGAGCTCAATTTAGAATCTATAGACATTTGACTAGTAATAGTAGCCTTCTTAGCAGGTAATTGCGAACTCTTCAGCTGCATTGCATCAGCAGGCTGCCTCCATGGACTTCTTTGAGTTGAAGGTGGGTGGACATCAATAACAAGATCTGTGGCACTATTCAACCTTCGAGGCTTACCTAAAAGTCCTGAATTCACATCACCATTGCATTCAGTTTTAGAATCATTAGATTCTTCACAAGTTCCTTCATCATATGATGAATCAACCTGTTTTGAGTCCCTGATCATAGATGGACCCTGCTGCTTTTCTTCAATGCATTCGGAAGATGGAGTTATACGAACTTCTCTCATTATACGAGTGGTAACAGGAGCTGGAAAATTCTGCCTTCGTGGTGTTGATGCTTTTGTTGTACCAGCTTGCTTGACATCCTCCAAATTGAGAAACATAGTCTGCCTACTACGCTTTTTACCAAGCATTGCTTCCTTATGCTGATCAACCTTAGGTCGCTTACCAAGACTATTTGCATGTCTAAGAGCATGTGTTGCTTCAACTCCTTTAAGTCCCCTCTGTTTTGGGAAGGAAGTAGATCCTTCCTGGCTTCCAATCAACTTATCATCTTTGACGCCTTCTGAACTTGGACTAACATTGTTTTTTTGGTTATTATTAGTGTGTAGATCAAAATTGAGGGATGAATGACCTCCACTTTCATCTTTGTCACCGTTCCTTGGAATATTATCCACGGTCACACTATAGTCAGTAAAACCAACCTTACTATCGATTAATTCGTCCCTAGTCATTTTTTCACTACCTGCAACAGATTGTTCAACCAAAATGCCATTTGCATATGCATCAGCAGACCCCTCAGCATCAGACCATTCACCCTCCTCCTTCTCCACAAGCTGGATATCTGGATAATCCTTATATTGGTGGGATGTACAAGTATTGGCCTCACCCGTGACTCCTTTAGATACCAAGAGAATGTCAGAGCCAACATCCCTAGTTTTGATCTCTTCTGAACTTAAAGTTTCTTGAGCACTTCTTTGTCTGACAAAAGGCTGAAAGCCAGAAACTGTAGATGCATGAGAGAAAGCATGGTTGTTCACCAAGCTGTGAGGAACATTTGCAGCAATGTTAGATGTTGGGGCAGTTGAGGAAGACACATCCTTTTGGGGCTGGATGTTGGACGTATCGATCTCTTCATACTCCTCGGTTGGAAGTTCATTGAGATCAAATAATGGTTTTTCTCTAGACCccatatcaaataaaaatccataCACAGTGAACCCTGTATCCTGTTAACAGTACTTATCCAACTTTgctaataaaatacaaaaagcATAGATGTAATTGCACCTGCAtgacaatttaaattaaatgtaagttaactattcaaattgatttttttttcttgcaaTTGGTATGGAAAGTGTGATTGATAGTTGCCAATTTTTTGGTGAAAAGTGTTggaaagttttcaaatttctaaatggtggtcagaaaaaaaaaaatggatcaCTTTTTCTTTTGCCAAATGGagatttagtttgattttttttcatactgACAAAAGACTATACCAAAGAGGCGAATACTTGACACAACAATATAAAAAGGCTAATTGAACAAGAAAATGATTGCCACTTGAcgacaaaaatataatttaaataaaatatttactctTAAAAAATGTGATCATTGCATttgaaattaatgaaaattaagtaGCATGCCCAAGGATAGACAGATGTAATTAAATGGACAACCAATATCTTAAAGATACCATCAAGCTGAAGATGTTTGAGAACAAAGACATCAGACATTTGAAGTGAACAACAAACATAAATCCAATAATGTGAACCAGTAGCAGATAGATCCAGGAACCATTTAAgcataaaatatatgaaaaaaataggCAAAAAGTGGTTCCGGATAACAAAAGGAAAAGAAGGCTAAAATAGACTATGATGTCACTGGTAGAGGTGTCATGCGATTAGCTCTTTGAAGCCAAATATATTTCATCATACATTGAGTACGTTAAAGGTCATTCGTTCATCAGAAACAGGAGACAAAACTAAGGTTGACATATTAGTTTCCTTTTATTGTACAGCTAAATATCTGAAACATATAGAGAAAAATTAACCATTCACTTAGATCACTGTAGATGCCGCTATTGCTCATCTAAATCTTTGTATAAGGATCCTATCAATTTTTCATTATAGAAGATgacaaaatcaatttaaaaccCTAATAATGGATGACCTAATTCGCAGCAGAGGCAGAACAGATAACCTAATTGGCAGCATTCATAATCATATCAATAAGGAAAGCATATGGGGGTTCATTCCCAAATCAAATAAAGATCAAACAGATGCAAACCTAATCAAATCGAGTAATACATTAGGGTTTGAGATAAATCGGGCAAGTCATTGAACGTTTAATTTTCTATCGCAGTTGAAAGAGTCCTAAGTCCTCCTGATCCCATTCGAGAGCATCAGTCATGTGAGTTAACATTGAATCCAGTGTAGATCGAAGGTAATACAAAATTGTCTCTTGAGACAGATAAGGAATTTCAAAGGGTCAAAGGCATtccaataaaaatatgtttttgagaGTGCAATAATCGGAATCAAGACCAGTCGAAGTCTTTTGGCAACGAATCtggagataaaaataatatatgaattccCGTGTTTAagaatagagagagagaaggtTACCTCTTTGCAATATAAACTTCCGCGGTTAATCAAAGAGGATTACACACTAGAGAGAAAGATCGATTAAAGTAGAGTCTAGCGAGAAAAGAAAAGGATCGAGCACAAAAAGTGAGGGGAAGAGGGGCATCTAGAGGGGGTTTATATAGGAATGTCTCGGCCAAATTATCGGCCCAATTTTCCTCCGGTCACCGTAACTTGTCCGGCGGCATTTTATCGCTAAAaacatttctttatttatttattttatcaatggGCACTATTTTTagaaagattatatatttttttaatttaattaaatatatatatatatataattaaaatattaagatattttaatattaaaatgattgaa is part of the Impatiens glandulifera chromosome 1, dImpGla2.1, whole genome shotgun sequence genome and encodes:
- the LOC124919682 gene encoding helicase sen1-like codes for the protein MGSREKPLFDLNELPTEEYEEIDTSNIQPQKDVSSSTAPTSNIAANVPHSLVNNHAFSHASTVSGFQPFVRQRSAQETLSSEEIKTRDVGSDILLVSKGVTGEANTCTSHQYKDYPDIQLVEKEEGEWSDAEGSADAYANGILVEQSVAGSEKMTRDELIDSKVGFTDYSVTVDNIPRNGDKDESGGHSSLNFDLHTNNNQKNNVSPSSEGVKDDKLIGSQEGSTSFPKQRGLKGVEATHALRHANSLGKRPKVDQHKEAMLGKKRSRQTMFLNLEDVKQAGTTKASTPRRQNFPAPVTTRIMREVRITPSSECIEEKQQGPSMIRDSKQVDSSYDEGTCEESNDSKTECNGDVNSGLLGKPRRLNSATDLVIDVHPPSTQRSPWRQPADAMQLKSSQLPAKKATITSQMSIDSKLSSKKFPSKKQLVTNNQHQDTSVERLLREVTNEKMWNHTEESELQSVPGRFESVDEYVRVFEPLLFEECRAQLCSTWEELTETFSRDHIMVRVKGVERRERGWYDVIVLLASESKWTFKEGDVAVLSTPRPGTALRSKRDDDESEVIGRVAGTVRRYIPVDTRDPPGAILHFYVGDLYDANSKVENDHILRKLQPKGIWFLSVLGSLATTQREYVGLHAFRRLNSQMQNAILQPSPELFPKYEDQSPALPDCITPNFSDHLHRTFNGPQLSAIQWAAMHTAAGTSSGVTKTWPFTLVQGPPGTGKTHTVWGMLNVIHLVQYQHYYTALLKKLAPESYKQVSESNNTTENFVTGSIDDVLQSMDQNLFRTLPKLCPKPRMLVCAPSNAATDELLARVLDRGFIDGEMKVYRPDVARVGVDSQTRAAQAVSVERRTEQLLVKSRDEIFRWIHELKSREAQLSQQIASLQRDLNIAAVAGRSQGSVGVDPDILVARDQNRDALLQNLAAVVESKDKVLVEMSRLLILEGKFRPGWNFNLEDARANLEASFANEAEIVFTTVSSSGRKLFSRLTHGFDMVVIDEAAQASEVAILPPLSLGAARCVLVGDPQQLPATVISKAAGTLLYSRSLFERFQQAGCPTMLLSVQYRMHPQIRDFPSRYFYQGRLTDSDSISNLPDELYYKDPLLRPYTFFDITHGRESQRGGSVSYQNIHEAQFCFRLYEHLQKSLKSLGMGKVTVGIITPYKLQLKCLQREFENVLNSDEGKDIYINTVDAFQGQERDVIIMSCVRASNHGVGFVADIRRMNVALTRARRALWVMGNASALMKSEDWAALIKDSKTRNCYMDMDALPKEFMMPKAPAYAPLPSKIPPGHIRSFRSGVRHRSIEMLAESRSGTPSEDDEKLNMSLASSKNGSYRPSKVPNDNSLDDLDHHQSGGDKSMDVAWKQGIHQKKHNSAGPMKREL